A region from the Biomphalaria glabrata chromosome 14, xgBioGlab47.1, whole genome shotgun sequence genome encodes:
- the LOC129922733 gene encoding uncharacterized protein LOC129922733 → MVKDIVDMFKDIAGMVEDIVDMVEDIKHDDVLYMSTLSDGHLYGCTFNFSRGVHHIRLTNRRDTFAVLSQSIQGNSEVNCYLLGVTTVRMNTRILISPELRRVPIHSPSAAATTSSTDCSTHLLLMSSQMGTTEVQSTFSNLMSEVSSEVTNDLKTYDISSAVKAFIPSTYISSLETETSETTIMGVALAYSSYLSLVSSDITSSAEFGPTDVTSFELHSSYLTSSDISSSLMISSGETSIIATTRIEKASSGLIVPSASTPMLTDVIVSDSHLAHSLESSSLIHLSLFTSATDPYTPSPTQSTNRHEASASTDAASRVSTTHSASSTPTDPPQIYNSKSPPPPESNARKPHFCPCSPNFVANTQFSAKQMSLVRDAIKRSLTVNKSQISAYTREKTSTWDNRPHATIIGTAGLVALGGLLTILLLPDFVAVASWAFMLAKNLIVIVK, encoded by the exons ATGGTCAAGGACATTGTAGACATGTTCAAGGACATTGCAGGCATGGTCGAGGACATTGTAGACATGGTGGAGGATATTAAACATGATG atGTTTTATATATGTCTACTTTATCAGACGGTCATTTGTACGGCTGCACTTTCAATTTCTCGAGAGGTGTCCATCACATTCGACTGACCAATAGAAGGGACACTTTCGCAGTGCTGTCTCAGTCCATACAGGGTAACAGTGAGGTCAACTGCTACCTCTTAGGCGTGACAACTGTACGCATGAATACACGA attttgattTCTCCTGAATTGAGGAGAGTTCCCATCCACTCGCCCTCTGCAGCAGCTACAACGTCATCCACAGATTGCTCTACACATCTTCTGCTGATGTCATCCCAGATGGGGACCACCGAAGTACAATCTACCTTCTCCAATTTAATGTCCGAAGTGTCCAGTGAGGTCACCAACGATTTAAAAACCTATGACATTTCGTCTGCTGTTAAGGCATTCATTCCTTCAACTTATATCAGTTCTCTGGAAACTGAAACGTCTGAGACTACAATAATGGGTGTAGCTCTAGCTTACAGTTCATACTTAAGCTTAGTCTCTTCAGATATTACATCATCAGCAGAGTTTGGACCAACTGACGTAACATCTTTTGAGCTACACTCGTCCTATCTTACATCGTCGGATATTTCATCATCATTGATGATATCATCAGGCGAAACATCGATCATTGCGACAACACGCATAGAAAAAGCATCTTCGGGCTTGATAGTTCCGAGCGCTTCAACGCCCATGCTCACAGACGTGATAGTTTCAGACTCACACCTGGCTCACTCCCTGGAATCCTCCTCCCTAATTCACCTGTCGTTGTTCACCTCAGCAACAGATCCTTACACACCATCTCCAACACAATCAACCAATCGCCACGAGGCGTCTGCATCAACCGACGCGGCGTCAAGAGTCTCAACTACACATTCAGCATCATCGACGCCAACAGATCCACCACAAATCTACAACAGCAAATCTCCACCACCACCAGAGAGCAACGCTAGAAAGCCGCACTTCTGTCCATGCTCCCCTAATTTCGTGGCCAACACCCAGTTCTCCGCGAAGCAGATGTCGCTGGTGAGAGACGCCATAAAGCGCAGCCTGACGGTTAACAAAAGCCAGATCTCAGCTTACACAAGAGAGAAGACGAGCACATGGGACAACAGGCCACACGCCACCATCATCGGAACCGCTGGTTTGGTCGCTTTGGGCGGCCTCCTCACCATCCTTCTGTTGCCTGATTTCGTAGCAGTGGCCAGTTGGGCTTTTATGTTAgcaaaaaatttaatagttatAGTAAAATAA
- the LOC129922732 gene encoding uncharacterized protein LOC129922732 has product MDVRVQVSVVNISSDKPIAVFVGKYLKKGDNASRNCFYYMATPMYAGSAEYALFPSLSNMTTICNGLYYFAEKEHTYLKILGSNSYIWSWVPQASTSIILPGNAFYRLQGELDNPLHFRKYCSNLYQSCATPLVGKELWRSQYDFEVTNHAEIIYILSSDVSLIDLEMVRNTNIVYNGQCSGPIAESLIGCGIFIETPKSLRKDHYTTASSCQFFGSYLHGPVLINTKVISSKLAYVCEDIEDIYEEIEDICEDIEDICEDIEDICEDIEDIYEDIEDIY; this is encoded by the exons ATGGACGTGAGAGTGCAGGTCAGTGTGGTCAATATATCGTCAGACAAACCCATTGCTGTTTTTGTCGGGAAGTATCTGAAG AAAGGGGATAATGCATCGCGCAACTGCTTCTACTATATGGCGACGCCCATGTATGCAGGGAGCGCCGAGTACGCCCTTTTTCCATCCCTGTCCAACATGACCACCATCTGTAACGGACTATATTACTTCGCTGAAAAGGAGCATACATACTTGAAG ATTTTAGGGAGTAACAGTTACATCTGGAGCTGGGTTCCACAAGCCTCAACTTCCATCATCTTGCCAGGCAATGCGTTTTACCGTTTGCAAGGGGAGTTAGACAACCCTCTACACTTTAGGAAATACTGCAGCAACTTGTATCAATCTTGCGCCACTCCCCTTGTTGGAAAAGAACTCTGGAGAAGTCAATACGATTTTGAAGTTACTAATCATGCTGAGATCATTTACATTCTGTCGTCTGATGTTAGCCTCATCGATTTGGAAATGGTTCGGAATACCAACATAGTTTACAATGGTCAGTGCTCTGGTCCAATAG CCGAGTCACTTATAGGGTGTGGCATATTTATAGAAACGCCGAAGAGTCTTAGAAAGGATCATTACACCACTGCCTCGTCGTGTCAATTTTTTGGCAGCTATCTGCATGGGCCTGTTTTAATTAACACGAAGGTGATCTCCAGTAAGCTGGCATACGTTTGCGAGGACATTGAAGATATTTACGAGGAAATTGAAGATATTTGCGAGGACATTGAAGATATTTGCGAGGACATTGAAGATATTTGCGAGGACATTGAAGATATTTACGAGGACATTGAAGATATTTACTAG